From Desertifilum tharense IPPAS B-1220:
AATCTGCAAGCAATCTTGACAGCGATGAAATTCATTAATATGTTGTTGCGTTTGGGCTGGGATTTGGTCAACAATGGTTTCTTTATCGACTGGGTGCAGCAGACCATTACAGCGCAAGCAGCGGCGAAAGGGTTGTACCTCGCCGAGTAAGTCAAATCGCTCTAAGATTTCGCTCAGTTGGCGATCGCTATTCGTAGAGCGGACAGAATAACCATAGCGAACGATCGAGCGCATCAGCAAACCGCGATCGCGCGTCAGCAAAATCCGGTTTTGCGTAGCAGAAATTTCCGCCAACTCCGCATCATCGCAGTGGTTGCGATACAGCGTATCAAACCCCAACATCCGCAAACTAGACGCCAGTTTACCCAAATGCACATCTAGCACAAAGCCCAGCGGATCGGGTTTTCCCGGACACAGGTGCAGTCGGGGGGTAACATCGGGCGATCGCAAGATCGGGTAAACTTCAAGGCGATCGCCATCTTGGAGAAGATACGAAAAATCGACACTCCTCCCATTAACTAGAATGACATCCACCTCCGGATGAGGCACCCCCAACGATTCAATCGCATCCTTCACCGAGGGTCGATCCTGAAATGCAAACTCAAAAGCGCCATTACAGCGATCCAACGCCAAAAAATGGTTAAATTCAGGATCGAAATAAAATTCGGCTTGAGCCATCACAACACGGGTTTTTGCTGCCGATAAGCACTCAAATCCAGTTTAGCCAATTGTTCGTAGGCCGGCGCGATCGCCCCCTTGCCCCGCAAAAACCCCGTACTAGCCCCAGGACAAATAAAACTTAACGTTTCTGGGCTAAACTCCTGTAAGATTCGTTCCACATTCCGCAACTGTCGCGGCCAGTGAAACGTTTTAGACGTGCGTAGCGGTGCGGGTTCCCCCTGAGCATTGGGTAACAAATGTCGGCCCGAAAACAACACCCCACCGAAAGCCGCATCGTATAAACACGCCGATCCCGGAGAGTGGCCCGCCGTCCAAAAGGCGCGAAAACGCTCATTCAGGACAATCTCATCTTGAAACGCCGTCACCTCTAATTGCGGTAACAAATACGCCTCCTGTTCCTGAACCACCACCTCGCAACCAAGCGCTTCCTGAAACTCCTTAACCCGTCCCATCGCCCCCCGATGGGTTAAAAATAACCAACGCACTCCCCCCGCATTCTGAAGAAAACCTAGATTCTCCTCATTCCACGCCGGACAATCAATCAGGAGGTTGGCGTCTTTTTCTACAATGAAGTAGGCTGTTCCCCCAAGCGTTTCCCGATTCGGTGGAAATGCCACAATAGACTCAAGAACAGCTTTAGGTTGTTTGGCCGTAGCGCTGCGAACGAAAGGCATGATTAGCTTATTACTCATTTTAGGACTGATTACCTACTTCATTGTGCAGCGTAGCGTCGCTGGCATCACCCGTACCCCAGTCTGGTTGCTATGGCTAGTGATGATGGGCCCGGCCTTAATTTGGACAGCGTGGACGTTAAGGTACGGTCAAAATACGCCCCCACCCCCCTTATTAGTCCTCGTTCCCATCATCATTTGTCCGTTTATCTACTGGTGGTTGATCCAACTGGGGCGGCGGGGAATGCCTCAACAACCGCCACAGCAACCCACCGAGCAAGTTACCAGCGCGACCTTACCTTCAAAAGATGCTCCCGAAAGCAAACTGCGCCCTTTAAGCCGCGACGAAGAAACGCAACTGCAAGGGTGTTTCCCTTGGTCAGTGTACTACTTGCAGGATATTGAGTATCGCCCGCAGGTGGTGATTTGCAAAGGACAATTGCGAACCAACTCCACCAACGCTTACGAAACCATCAAAAAGAATATTGAAGGGCAATTTGGCGATCGCTTTCTCGTCGTTTTCCAAGAAGGCCCCAACGGAAAACCCTTCTTTACCCTATTCCCCAACCCGCAAGCTAAAGCCAAGGCTAAAGGCAAACCAGAACGTCTCACACGCCCGTTGCTGGCGTTGGCGCTGCTGGCGGCCACCCTATTAACCACAACCTTAGTTGGGGCGGTTGCGATCGTTCAAGTTTCGGAAGACGCCTTAGAAAATGACCCTAGTTTACTGCTATCCGGTCTTGCCTATGCCTTGCCCTTACTGATTATTCTGGGCATTCACGAACTCGGTCACTATCTCACGGCCCGCTTTTATCGGATTCGGGCGACCTTGCCTTACTTTATTCCGGTTCCCTTCTTTTTGGGCACCTTTGGCGCATTTATCCAAATTCGTTCGCCTGTCCCCAACCGCAAAGCCCTATTTGATGTGGGAATTGCCGGCCCAGTTTCGGGTTTAGTTGCCACCATCCCGTTTTTACTCTGGGGCTTGTCCCAGTCGGAGATTGTCCCCTTAACCGACGAAGCAAGCATTCTCAATTTTAATGCCCTCGACCCAAAATCTTCTTTTGTTATTGCCCTGCTCAGTAAACTGGTATTGGGTAGCAGCCTAACGGCAACAAGCGCCTTACACCTGCATCCGGTTGCCGTGGCGGGTTGTTTAGGACTAGTGGTGACTGCTTTAAATTTAATGCCCGTCGGTCAACTCGATGGCGGTCATATCGTCCACGCCATGTACGGACAGAGAACCGCCGCCGTTGTCGGACAAGTCGCCCGGTTTCTCGTCTTGATCCTGGCTTTCGTGCAGCGGGCGTTCTTGTTCTGGGCCGTTATCTTATTGTTAATGCCCATTTACGACGAACCGGCTTTAAATGATGTCAGCGAATTGGATAACCGTCGCGACTTAAGCGGATTATTGGTTTTATTTCTCCTGTTGGCCATTATTTTGCCAGCTCCCCCGATCGTTGCTCAACTTTTATATCGTTAATCGTTATGAGTGATGTTGTTCAGTGGTTAGCCCAAATTAAAGAACTCAAAGAGCAGTTGGCACAAGCCCAACAGGAACGAGACGAAGCCTACGCCACAGCCTCCAACTGGCAGCGCCTCTACGATACAGAGGCCCAACAACGACGCACCGACGCCCATTTAGCGCGATCGACCCTTGAAGAGTTGCAGCTTAAACTGCAAGAGGTTCAAGGGGACGCTCAATTGCGGCTCAAACCTGCTTCTAACGTACCAGAGGCGATCGCCCAAGAACTGGAAAACCTCGAACCCGAACAGCTCAAACAACGCTTAGTCGAAGCCATTGTAGAACGCGATCGCGCTTTGCAAGAAGCCTTTCAACTCACAGAAACGCTGAAAGCCGAACAAGCCAGCCACGCCCAAACCCGCAAAAGCCTCACCTCTGCCCTCGGCGATGCTATTGACCAACTCGCCAAATATCGCGCCCAGCCGCCCAAGGAGGTGTAGGGAAGAGGGGAATTGGGAATTAGGAGTTGGGGGTTGGGGGAAGAGGGTGCAAAGTTCCGAATTTTTGAACAATAATAAGTAAAGAAATGTAACTAAACAGGCAAATCCCATGACTCAGCCCCAACCCACCACGACACCCAAGTTTGAAGAACCCAAATTTGGCTTCAACCGCTATGCCGAACGTTTAAACGGGCGGGCGGCGATGATCGGTTTTGTCATCACTCTGTTGATTGAATTTGTCACTGGACAAGGCTTGCTGGCTTGGCTTGGTTTGAACTAAATGCCCCATTAACCTGCATTGTCAACAGAAGATGATGCAGGTTGAAAGCAAGCCGCTAGAATGAGAAGTAGCTATGGCAACTTAGAGTAACTGTTGTGATGAATGCTGCTTGGTATCGAGCAATTAAGTCAGCCTATCGGAAAGAACCCATTTACAGCATCTTATTCACCATTGGGGCAGTAGATGCCGCGATCGGTGGCACGGGCGAACGTTGGGGACTTTTGAGTTTTGGCGTGAGTCTAGTAGTGCTAACCCTGATGGTTCGGTGGTGGCAGGCTCAAAACCGCCAACTCGAACAACCCCCTTTAGCCCCACAGCGCTATTTACCCCCCCAGTCGCAACCGCAAATTCCCCCCTTATCCTTGCGTAACAAATAAAAAAACACGCCACCCGCAGGTGACGTGCTAGAAGTTATAACCTTAAATTTCTATTCGCCCGCTGAAGGTTGCAGTGCAGCGGCGGTTTTTTGTCGATCCAACTTCAGCACCAATACGCCTAGCGGGGGCAAACACAAATCTAAGGAATAAGGGCGTCCGTGATACGACCACTCATCCGTCCACTTCCCGCCTAAATTCCCCATATTGCTGCCACCGTACTGACGGGCATCGCTGTTAAATAACTCCGTATAGAAGCCCATTTCCGGCACGCCAATTCGATAATGGGAATGGGGCTGCGGCGTAAAGTTGCAAATGGTAACAATAAACTCCTCGCTATCTTTCGCCCGTCGAATAAACGACACCACGCTATGGCGATTATCGCTACAATCAACCCATTCAAATCCTTCTTGTCCAAAATCTTGGCTATAAAGGGCGGGTTCGTTACGATACAGCGTATTGAGATCGCTCACCAACTGCTTCAAATTCTGGTGCGGCCCAAATTGTAATAAGTGCCATTCTAAATCGCCCCAAACATTCCACTCGCTCCACTGCCCAAACTCCATACTCATAAATAGAGTTTTCTTACCAGGGTGGGCGTACATATAGGTCAGCAGACAGCGGACGTTGGCGAATTTTTGCCACTCATCCCCCGGCATTTTCCCAATTAAAGGACTCTTACCATGCACCACTTCATCATGGGACAGGGCCAGCATGAAGTTCTCGCTGTGGTGATACCAAATACTAAAGGTGACATTATTTTGATGGAACTGGCGGAACCAGGGGTCCATGCTGAAGTAATCCAGCATATCGTGCATCCAGCCCATATTCCACTTGAGGTTAAAGCCTAAGCCGCCCACATAGGTTGGCCAGGAAACCATCGGCCAGTCTGTAGACTCTTCAGCGATGGAGAGCGTACCCGGATAGTAGCCGAAAATCAGGTGGTTAACTTGGCGCAGAAAGTCAGCCGCTTCAATATTTTCTCGACCGCCGTATTGGTTTGTAACCCATTCGCCATCCTTGCGGCAGTAGTCGAGGTAAAGCATGGAGGCGACGGCATCCACGCGAATGCCATCAATATGATATTTATCGAACCAGAAGAGGGCGTTGGCAACCAGGAAGTTACGCACTTCATTGCGCGAATAGTTGAAAACGAGGGTTCCCCATTCCTTATGTTCGCCCTTGCGCGGATCGGCGTGTTCGTAAAGGTGCGTTCCGTCAAAGAAGGCGAGTCCGTGTCCATCTTTGGGGAAGTGTCCGGGAACCCAGTCTACCAAGACGCCAATCCCATTTTGGTGACACTGGTCGATGAAGTACATGAAGTCTTGGGGGCTGCCGTAGCGGGAGGTGGCGGCAAAGTACCCGGTGACTTGATATCCCCAACTGCCATCAAAGGGGTGTTCGGCGATGGGCATCAGTTCGATGTGGGTGAAGCCAAGTTCTTTGACGTAGGGGATCAGTTTGTCGGCCAGTTCGCGGTAGGTGAGGAAGCGGGCACCGGGTTTGTAGTCGGAAACGATCACGACGGGTTCGGTGTCGCCGTTGGGGAGTTGGGCGGGTTCGCTAGAGGAGGCGTGCAACCACGATCCGAGGTGAACTTCGTAAACGGAGATGGCTTTGGTGAGGGTGTCGGTGTGGCGGCGCTGTTCCATCCAGTCTTGGTCTTGCCAGGTGTAGGCGTCGAGGTCGGTGACGATGGAGGCGGTTTTGGGACGGACTTCTTGCTGGAAGCCGTAGGGGTCGGATTTTTCGTAGATGTGACCGTCGTTATTTTTAATTTCGTATTTGTAGTGTTCGCCGACGCCGATATCGGGGATGAAGAGTTCCCAAACGCCGTTTCCGGTTCTTCGCATTTGGTGTTTGCGGCCATCCCAGTAGTTAAAGTCCCCTAAAAGGGAGACGTTGCGGGCGTTGGGGGCCCAGACGGCGAAGTAGACGCCTTTGACGCCATCGACTTCGGTGGGGTGCGCGCCGAGTTTTTCGTAGATGCGGTGGTGGTTGCCTTCGGCGAACAGGTGGATGTCGAGGTCGGTGAGTTTGGGGGAACGGAAGGCGTAGGGATCGTAAATGACGCGTTCATGTTCGCCTTCTTGAATTCGCAGTTGATAGTTGGCAATTTCGGGGGCTTCTACCACGCATTCAAAGAAGTGCGGGTTATGCACGGACTGCATGGGAATTTCGGTGCGGCTGTCGGGAAAGATGACGGAGACGGTTTGGGCGTTGGGCTGATAGGTGCGGATCGCCCATTTTTTGGGTTTGCCGTTGTCGCTTTCTTCTAGGAGATGGCAGCCTAAAACTTCAAAGGGATCGTGGTGGTGATTCCAAACAATTTTATCGATCTGATGCGGTGCAATGGTTGTTGTCATACGGTTATCCTACGGTTCTCAATGCGTTACTGAAGATTCTGCAATAAGGGGGTGAAGCAACTGAGCTTCGCGTTTATACACATTTCTTTATCTTTAAACATACCTTTTAATAACTACGTCTGACCTAGTATGGTATGAATTCCTCACTTTCGGACTGTATTGGGCGCGTCAGTTTGAGCGAAAACTAGCTCTTTTAAAGGAAGGGGATGACGGTACGGATCAGGCGGCGCAAGCGCAGGAGGAAGATTAAGTCTCGGACTTCTTCGGGAACGGTTGGGGGGGGAGATACGGCGAGTTCGGCTTGTAGTTGCACGTACTGGGCTGGGGTTAAAAGTCTGCCATCAACGGGCGATCGCGCTTCAACGATAATTTCTGAGCGCAACCGTTCTTCGGGGATATCTTCGGGAGGGGGGAGTGCGCCTGCGGGTTGGCTGAGAAGCAGTAAAAACCCACTGAACGATCCGTATCTCTTTAATCGGCGATCGCGATTCATAAATAGCGTTTTTAAAAGGTTAACGAGCGGATGTCTGAGTTGGCGCGATGAGTCCTGGGGGTAAGGGTTCCCGACATTGAATATGAATTTCCTGAATGCGCTCAAACAACCAAGGGTAGTTTTGGCGATATTCGGGAATTAAAGCCAGGGGACTGAGTAAGGCTGCTGCTGTAATATCAGCAATGCTGATGCGATCGCCGACAAGATAGGGGCGATATTGCCAGCGACTGCCGATTTCTGCCATTGCCAGCGATAATCGGAGGGAAGCTTGCTCCACTGCTGGGGCACTCATCCCATACTGGCGGCGCACCCATTGAATGATGAGTTGGCTCGATAGAGATGGATTAATCGATTTGCCTTCCCCTGCTCGATAGTCATAGTATACGAAGCGGGTGGCCGTGCCAATGCTCTCATCTAACCAATCTTCTAAAACTTCTGCGGTTCGTTGGTCTTCAAAGTTGGCTAAAACGAGCGGTGGCTGAGGATAATGCTGTTCTAAGTATTGCCAAATGCGGGTTGAATCGGCGATCGCCTGCGGTTCGTCAGGTTGTTGCGGTAAGAGAACCGGAAGCGTAGTTAACCCAGCGAGCGGTTTGAGTTTGAGGAGGTGCAAACCGGGGGTCAGATTTTCAACTTGATATTCAATTTGTTTATAACCCAATATCAGCCGAGCTTTGCGGCAGTAATGAGAGGTACTAAATTGCAGTAGTCGCATTAATTTGAGAAATTGAAGTTTCTCATATTCACTTTAGCGGGTATTTCTACGACCCGACTGGCTATACTCGCCGATTCAATAGAAGAGCGCGGGGAAAGCTTAACTAGAGTAGGGAGGAGAAGATTAAAGAGCGGCTTGACTTCTTCTCCCCCCTCCAGGGTATGTCTCACTTCAGTCGTATTCGCTAAAAACAGTTGCTACACGACCGATCCCCGTTCAGCAATGCAAAAGGGGAACTTTCCTTATCACCTAGGGAGAGGGAGAAGGAGAAGCTTCAGGAGCAGGACTAGCCGGAGGAGCTGTATCATCGGTACCAGTACCGCAGGCAGCAACGCCAACAGCGACGAGACCTAAAGCAAGCATCAAGCCAATGAACTTTTTCATACACACCTCGGTAAATGAGTGCGAGATAAATGACGAGCCGACACACGACATGAAAAGAATACTGCCCGCCTCCACGAAGCCTCATCTACCAAAAGGTATGTGATTGCTGTGTTTTTGGTTGCAGTATCCAATCAGATATTAGATTATAAGTCATTTAAAATCGCTGTAAATCCTCCAGAGGTCGTGAAGCTGAATTTGGGTGCGATTGGCCCGGCCTCGGATTGCTGTTAGAATTGCCCAACCCTAATTACGGCCCGTGTTTTTGATCTTGCCTCACGCCAAACAACAGCTACTTAGCTGGCTCAAACATCCTCAGCAACAAAGTGCCCGCTTGCGCCAAGCGGTCGATCGCATTCGGAGTTCGTTAGAACTAAAAGTTGTCTTGCAAACCGCAGTGGATGAAGTGGGGCAACTCTTAGAGTTAGACCGCTGTAGTTTCCTATGGTATTTTCAGGATACTCAGCGAGTTCAGGTGGTTTGCGAGTGGTTGCGCCAACCCCACAGTCCCTCGCAGTTGGGGTATCACCCATTGGAAAAGTTTGGCTCTGTGGCTGGGGCGATCGCCAAAGGGGAGACGATTATTCAAACCGGGACGCACGCAAGCGAGAATTGGGATTTAATCTCGCGGTTGTTTCAACTGGGATATCGCAGTCGATCGGGTGGTGGCGAACGCTTGTTGAATACGGCGGCGAATTTATGGGTGCCCCTTCAGGCGGATGCAGAGTGGATTGGCTTTATTGCCTGTGGGTGCGATGCGCGCAGCAATTTTTGGGGACGCAGTTCGGCGCGGCGTTGGTCTGAGGCGGAGATTGAGTTTATTAGCGCGATCGCTCAACAACTGGAAATTGCGATCGCCCAAGCGCGACTCTACGAACAAACCCAAAAAAGCGCCCAACGGGAAAAACTGGTGAATCAAATTACCAACCAAACCCGCCAAAGCTTTAACTTAGAGACGATTTTAACTGAAGCGATCGCCCATTTACTCGAAGCGATGCAGGCGGATCGCTGTCTGGTGCATTTAGTCGGCGAGGCTTCCAGCCAACACGCGGAAAGCTTGCATTTACAGGAGATTAAAACCTCTTTGGGGATGCCTGCCTATCAATACAAGCATCTTTATGAGGTCTGTCGCCCCCCTTTTATCCCCTCTTTGGAGGAGTTTGAGACTTCTGGGCCGATTACAGAATGGGTGATTCGCCATTCTCAGCCGGTTGCGATTTCAGATGTTTCCCAAGATCGGCGGATTGGTACCCATAATCCAGAATACCAAAGCGCCCAAATTAAATCGTCTTTGGTGGTTCCGGTGAAAGCGAACGGTCAGCTTCATGCCATTTTGTATCTCAATCAATGTGCGTATAATCGCTTTTGGTCTAAAAATGACCGGGAATTGGCGATCGCAGTTGCCGATCAATTAGCGATTTCGATCCAGCAGGCGCACCTGTACGGACAAATTCAGCATCAAGCGACACAAAGCGCCGCCCAAGCCGAACATCTCTCGACGACTCTAAAACAGTTGCAACTGACTCAAGCCCAGTTGATTCAAAGCGAGAAAATGTCTAGCCTGGGACAGCTTGTGGCGGGTATCGCTCACGAAATTAATAACCCCGTGAGTTTCATTTATGGCAATATTCCCTATGTGAAGTGGTATGTTAATGACCTGATTCGCGTGGTTAAGGCGTATCAAGAACGGTATCCCCACCCGGAAGCAGGCATTCAGCAGATTTTAGAGGAGATTGAGTTAGATTTTCTCGAACGAGATTTACCCCAACTCTTGAGTTCGATGACGGCGGGTGCGGAGAGAATTCGCGAAATTGTGTTGTCTTTGCGTAATTTCTCTCGCTTAGATGAGTCTCAGCGCAAAATTGCCGATCTCCATGAGGGGCTAGAGAGTACCTTACTGCTTTTACAGGGGCATTTTCTACCCTCTGGTTCGGCTCCTTTAGAGTATCAGTCTTGGCGCTACACTCAGCCTGCACGGGCGACTTCACCGTCTGCTGTGGCTGAAGCGATCGCGCCTGTACCTTTAAATATTCAGGTGGTGCGCCAGTACGGAGAGATTCCCCCGGTAGAATGCTATCCCGGACAACTCAACCAGGTGTTTATGAATTTACTGATGAATGCGGTTGAGGCGATGCAAGAATGTCCGGCGGAGGATCGGGCGATTACGATCCGTACTTGCGTGGAGAATCGCGCCGAAGGGGATTGGGTGATTGTGGCGATCGCGGATAATGGCCCTGGAATTCCCGCAGAAATTCAAGCTAAAATTTTCGATCCTTTCTTTACTACGAAAGGGGTTGGGGAGGGAACGGGCTTGGGTTTGACGATTAGTTATCAAGTTGTCGTCAATCAACATCGGGGCCAACTTTTATGCGTTTCTCAATTGGGAAATGGTACGGAAATGCAGGTCAAAATTCCGGTTCAACCCCTAAATTAGTCCGTGGTTTTCCTGATATGAAATAAATCTTAAATTCCAACTCACATAAACCTTATGCAGCCTTTGCAAGGAATAAAGTTTATGTAAAAATTGCCTTGTTTATTCCATAAGTTCATCGCTTTGCCTGAAAGTAGGGATATCGCAACAGTTTCTGCTTCAGGGTGCAACTGCAACTAACGTTACTTTTCGCCGTCGGTTTTTAGGAGTTGCACGTGATTAACCTTCGCAAGCTAGTTGAGGCAACTGCGATCGCCTCCATCTTAACCCTTTGTGCCTTACTTTCTTCCCCCACAGGCATCAATCAAGTCAATGCTACTTTACAGCCGCTATTCAGCCAAACTTTACTGATGAAAATTCGCATGTAAAGACGGGCGGATAGGGGTATATGCATAGATAATTTTCTGGTCATTAATGAGATACCATTGAATATTCGCGAATTCAATTGATATTAAGAAATATTTCAAAATATCTACCCTTGGATGGATGTCATTTGAAATTTTTGAGATTATTTACATTTTCTTTTCAGGACTGAGAACTTCCTCTTGATAGAAAATCTGGCGTCCTCTGCAATATTTTATCCTCGCGATCCGATAATCAAGACCATCCCTTATCTGGCGATTGGCTATTGGATGACTAAGCTAAAAGTCTCTATTAATAAGCTTTTCGAGAAATAACTGTAGGGTTGAAAGACCCTCAAAAGAAGTCAGTCTATTAGTCATTAGCGCCAATTTTTTGTTCGCGCTGAGATTTTTTTTGGGTTTTAACTTTACAAGTCCCTAGATTTTTTTGTACACTAAATCTCGTGATTCGTTCCCTAAAGACTCGAAGACTGAGATTCAAAAAAACAGTAAAACGCTTAAAAAAGTTTGAGAAAATGTATTTTTCTTGAATCAAACTCAACTCAGCAAGTCATTTTCAAGGAAAACCACACCTCACTCAATTTCAGCGAGTTAAGCGGTGTAAAAATTGACTTTTTCTACAATTAGCGATCGCTCTCAAGAACAGGTTCGCAACCTGCATTCCTTGGGATGCATATCGACCTTCGATCTAAAACAGGCATGACATTATGGGACAAATCATCGGTACAGCCGGACAAGACATTCTTTTAGGAACGCCACAACCAGACCTGATCTTTGCCTTAGCTGATAATGACCAAGTGTTTGGTTTAGCAGGCGACGATACAATTTACGGCGGTAAAGGCGATGATACAATTTACGGCGGTAAAGGCGATGATACAATTTACGGGGGTAAAGGCAACGATCGCATCTTTGGCGACTTAGGCAATGATGTTTTATTTGGCGATCGCGGTCGAGATACTCTGACAGGCGGTGGAGGACGCGATCTGTTTGTGCTGGCGAGAGTCACCACAACAGGTGAAGGCGACACAAACGGCGGACTCACTCAAGCGCAAGCCGATCTGATTACCGACTTTACCCCAGGGGAAGACTTAATTGGGTTAGCGGGGGGTCTGAGTTTTGCCAACCTCAACATCTTCCAAAGCGGTGCAGATACCGTTATCCAAGACCAAGTTAGCGGTGAATTTTTAGCAATTTTGCAAGGAGTCAACCGCACGACCCTAACTGCGGCAGATTTTACCACAACGATTCGGGCGATCGCCGATTCCGATCCCACCCCAACCCCAGCATCTCCTACCCCTCCGATTGTCCCTCCCGTTCGTCCTCCCCTGCAACCCACGCCTCCACCAACAGCCGCGCCTGAAATTGAAGTGCTAATTAATGGCGTCAATATTGCGGATGGAACCACCACCGCCGTTGCTTTTGGTGCAACCACCGTGGGAACGCCTGCCACAACGACCATTACCATTAACAATACCGGAACTGCCCCCCTAAACTTGAGTAACTTGACGTTACCCGAAGGCTTCAGTTTAGTGGGAATGCTACCCAGTACGGTGGCTGCTGGGGGAACCACTAGCTTTGATGTTCGCCTAGATGCAGATGCAATTGGTACTCCTAGCGGCGAACTTTCCTTCATCACGAATGACAGCGATGAAAATCCTTTCAACTTCCAGATTCAAGGGACAGTCGTTGCTGCGGTTAGTAACGCATTTGCCTTAACCACAGAGAATACTCTTGTGGCCTTTAATACGGCAGCGCCAGGATCGATCCTTGATAACATTGAAATTACCGGATTGCAGGCGAATGAAAGCTTGCTAGGGATTGACTTCCGTCCTGCTGATGGCCAACTTTATGCTCTCAGCAGCACCAACCAAATTTATACGATCAATACCACAACCGGGGCAGTAACAGCAGTTGGCGATCCGCTAACGCCTGCGGTGATGGGAACGGGACAAGGATTTGACTTTAACCCAGTTCCAGATCGCATTCGGGTGGTGAATGACTCGAATCAAAACTTGCGCTTAAACCCAGATACTGGGGAAGCTATTGTCGATGGAACCCTAGCCTTTGCTGACGGCGATACTAACTTTGGAGTCGATCCTGCCATTGTCAGCGCTGCTTATACGAACAATAGGGCAGGTGTCACCAGTACAATGCTGTATGGGATTGATTTCCTGCGCGATGTGCTGGTGTTACAAAGTCCTCCCAATGACGGCATCCTGAATACCATTGGCACGGGTTTGGGGGTGAATGTCAACGAGTTCACCAGTTTTGATATTAGAACGATGGGAGCAACGAATGAGGCGTTTGCTGCGATCGCGCCAGATGGCACCTCTGCATCAAGTCTCTATAGCATTGACT
This genomic window contains:
- a CDS encoding Mut7-C RNAse domain-containing protein, whose amino-acid sequence is MAQAEFYFDPEFNHFLALDRCNGAFEFAFQDRPSVKDAIESLGVPHPEVDVILVNGRSVDFSYLLQDGDRLEVYPILRSPDVTPRLHLCPGKPDPLGFVLDVHLGKLASSLRMLGFDTLYRNHCDDAELAEISATQNRILLTRDRGLLMRSIVRYGYSVRSTNSDRQLSEILERFDLLGEVQPFRRCLRCNGLLHPVDKETIVDQIPAQTQQHINEFHRCQDCLQIYWRGAHYQRMQQFITDLLTP
- a CDS encoding MBL fold metallo-hydrolase, with the protein product MPFVRSATAKQPKAVLESIVAFPPNRETLGGTAYFIVEKDANLLIDCPAWNEENLGFLQNAGGVRWLFLTHRGAMGRVKEFQEALGCEVVVQEQEAYLLPQLEVTAFQDEIVLNERFRAFWTAGHSPGSACLYDAAFGGVLFSGRHLLPNAQGEPAPLRTSKTFHWPRQLRNVERILQEFSPETLSFICPGASTGFLRGKGAIAPAYEQLAKLDLSAYRQQKPVL
- a CDS encoding site-2 protease family protein — encoded protein: MISLLLILGLITYFIVQRSVAGITRTPVWLLWLVMMGPALIWTAWTLRYGQNTPPPPLLVLVPIIICPFIYWWLIQLGRRGMPQQPPQQPTEQVTSATLPSKDAPESKLRPLSRDEETQLQGCFPWSVYYLQDIEYRPQVVICKGQLRTNSTNAYETIKKNIEGQFGDRFLVVFQEGPNGKPFFTLFPNPQAKAKAKGKPERLTRPLLALALLAATLLTTTLVGAVAIVQVSEDALENDPSLLLSGLAYALPLLIILGIHELGHYLTARFYRIRATLPYFIPVPFFLGTFGAFIQIRSPVPNRKALFDVGIAGPVSGLVATIPFLLWGLSQSEIVPLTDEASILNFNALDPKSSFVIALLSKLVLGSSLTATSALHLHPVAVAGCLGLVVTALNLMPVGQLDGGHIVHAMYGQRTAAVVGQVARFLVLILAFVQRAFLFWAVILLLMPIYDEPALNDVSELDNRRDLSGLLVLFLLLAIILPAPPIVAQLLYR
- a CDS encoding chlorophyll a/b-binding protein; amino-acid sequence: MTQPQPTTTPKFEEPKFGFNRYAERLNGRAAMIGFVITLLIEFVTGQGLLAWLGLN
- the glgB gene encoding 1,4-alpha-glucan branching enzyme is translated as MTTTIAPHQIDKIVWNHHHDPFEVLGCHLLEESDNGKPKKWAIRTYQPNAQTVSVIFPDSRTEIPMQSVHNPHFFECVVEAPEIANYQLRIQEGEHERVIYDPYAFRSPKLTDLDIHLFAEGNHHRIYEKLGAHPTEVDGVKGVYFAVWAPNARNVSLLGDFNYWDGRKHQMRRTGNGVWELFIPDIGVGEHYKYEIKNNDGHIYEKSDPYGFQQEVRPKTASIVTDLDAYTWQDQDWMEQRRHTDTLTKAISVYEVHLGSWLHASSSEPAQLPNGDTEPVVIVSDYKPGARFLTYRELADKLIPYVKELGFTHIELMPIAEHPFDGSWGYQVTGYFAATSRYGSPQDFMYFIDQCHQNGIGVLVDWVPGHFPKDGHGLAFFDGTHLYEHADPRKGEHKEWGTLVFNYSRNEVRNFLVANALFWFDKYHIDGIRVDAVASMLYLDYCRKDGEWVTNQYGGRENIEAADFLRQVNHLIFGYYPGTLSIAEESTDWPMVSWPTYVGGLGFNLKWNMGWMHDMLDYFSMDPWFRQFHQNNVTFSIWYHHSENFMLALSHDEVVHGKSPLIGKMPGDEWQKFANVRCLLTYMYAHPGKKTLFMSMEFGQWSEWNVWGDLEWHLLQFGPHQNLKQLVSDLNTLYRNEPALYSQDFGQEGFEWVDCSDNRHSVVSFIRRAKDSEEFIVTICNFTPQPHSHYRIGVPEMGFYTELFNSDARQYGGSNMGNLGGKWTDEWSYHGRPYSLDLCLPPLGVLVLKLDRQKTAAALQPSAGE
- a CDS encoding glutathione S-transferase family protein, coding for MRLLQFSTSHYCRKARLILGYKQIEYQVENLTPGLHLLKLKPLAGLTTLPVLLPQQPDEPQAIADSTRIWQYLEQHYPQPPLVLANFEDQRTAEVLEDWLDESIGTATRFVYYDYRAGEGKSINPSLSSQLIIQWVRRQYGMSAPAVEQASLRLSLAMAEIGSRWQYRPYLVGDRISIADITAAALLSPLALIPEYRQNYPWLFERIQEIHIQCREPLPPGLIAPTQTSAR